Proteins from a single region of Juglans microcarpa x Juglans regia isolate MS1-56 chromosome 5S, Jm3101_v1.0, whole genome shotgun sequence:
- the LOC121267398 gene encoding PAP-specific phosphatase HAL2-like isoform X1 produces the protein MPIYCWRLATGVPYVPGNGRVIHKFTSNHVGSVLFFHHQNSAKHIFSVPKFNQSYSSSIIEEQKNLGDASAEPEKFYKELDVAVRAVQMACSLCQRVQDSLISKSKDQVHSKDDSSPVTIADWIVQAAISWLLSESFGRKNVSIVAEEDVKKLSKADASGLLAAVVNTVNECLAEAPRFGFQGPDMALGTSDVLEAISHCNSSGGPTGRFWTLDPVDGTLGFVRGDQYAIALALIKDGEVVLGVLGCPNYPTRKEWLSYHHRFHRIKTKLTPPTSDSWHQGLVTYALKHSGRAWMQPLLHANKKFVWPNSARPVCVCSIDDPALATFCEPVEKANSSHSFTAGLAHTMGLRAYSFISFSLRNLCFLGLIISFFSLHCTHLSLTHASVEQLKISKLSLL, from the exons ATGCCTATATACTGTTGGAGGCTGGCTACGGGAGTTCCATATGTCCCGGGAAACGGAAGAGTAATCCACAAGTTCACGTCCAATCATGTAGGAAGTGTGCTCTTCTTCCACCACCAGAACTCAGCAAAACACATTTTCTCTGTACCCAAGTTCAATCAGAGTTATTCTTCTTCAATAATAGAGGAGCAGAAAAATCTGGGCGATGCATCTGCCGAGCCAGAAAAATTTTACAAGGAACTGGATGTTGCTGTCAGAGCTGTACAAATGGCATGTTCTCTTTGCCAGAGAGTGCAAGACAGTTTGATTTCCAAAAGCAAAGATCAGGTCCATTCCAAGGATGACAGTTCTCCTGTCACTATTGCAG ATTGGATTGTCCAAGCAGCTATCAGCTGGTTACTATCTGAGTCTTTTGGGAGAAAAAATGTGTCCATTGTTGCTGAAGAAGATGTTAAAAAACTCTCCAAGGCTGATGCATCTGGACTTTTAGCAGCTGTAGTGAACACTGTGAATGAATGTCTAGCTGAAGCTCCTCGTTTTGGATTTCAAGGTCCAGATATGGCTCTTGGGACCTCAGACGTGCTTGAAGCTATCAGTCATTGCAACTCATCTGGTGGTCCTACTGGAAGATTTTGGACACTTGACCCTGTTGATGGAACCCTGGGGTTTGTGCGTGGGGATCAATATGCTATAGCTCTAGCCCTGATAAAGGATGGAGAAGTTGTGCTTGGAGTTCTTGGGTGTCCGAATTACCCAACGAGAAAGGAATGGCTAAGTTATCATCACCGATTTCATAGAATTAAAACTAAGTTGACTCCACCAACATCTGATTCTTGGCACCAAGGTTTAGTGACTTATGCTCTGAAGCACAGTGGCAGGGCTTGGATGCAACCACTGCTTCATGCTAATAAGAAGTTTGTGTGGCCAAACTCTGCAAGGCCAGTTTGCGTTTGTTCCATTGATGATCCAGCATTAGCAACATTTTGTGAACCAGTGGAGAAAGCAAATTCAAGCCACTCCTTCACAGCAGGACTAGCTCACACCATGGGGTTACGtgcctattcttttatttcattctctTTAAGAAACTTATGTTTTCTTGGGcttataatttctttcttttctttacatTGTACTCATCTTTCATTAACACATGCTTCAGTTGAACAGTTGAAAATCTCTAAGCTCTCTCtcctataa
- the LOC121267398 gene encoding PAP-specific phosphatase HAL2-like isoform X2: MPIYCWRLATGVPYVPGNGRVIHKFTSNHVGSVLFFHHQNSAKHIFSVPKFNQSYSSSIIEEQKNLGDASAEPEKFYKELDVAVRAVQMACSLCQRVQDSLISKSKDQVHSKDDSSPVTIADWIVQAAISWLLSESFGRKNVSIVAEEDVKKLSKADASGLLAAVVNTVNECLAEAPRFGFQGPDMALGTSDVLEAISHCNSSGGPTGRFWTLDPVDGTLGFVRGDQYAIALALIKDGEVVLGVLGCPNYPTRKEWLSYHHRFHRIKTKLTPPTSDSWHQGLVTYALKHSGRAWMQPLLHANKKFVWPNSARPVCVCSIDDPALATFCEPVEKANSSHSFTAGLAHTMGLGSNHFEYTVWSSMLL, encoded by the exons ATGCCTATATACTGTTGGAGGCTGGCTACGGGAGTTCCATATGTCCCGGGAAACGGAAGAGTAATCCACAAGTTCACGTCCAATCATGTAGGAAGTGTGCTCTTCTTCCACCACCAGAACTCAGCAAAACACATTTTCTCTGTACCCAAGTTCAATCAGAGTTATTCTTCTTCAATAATAGAGGAGCAGAAAAATCTGGGCGATGCATCTGCCGAGCCAGAAAAATTTTACAAGGAACTGGATGTTGCTGTCAGAGCTGTACAAATGGCATGTTCTCTTTGCCAGAGAGTGCAAGACAGTTTGATTTCCAAAAGCAAAGATCAGGTCCATTCCAAGGATGACAGTTCTCCTGTCACTATTGCAG ATTGGATTGTCCAAGCAGCTATCAGCTGGTTACTATCTGAGTCTTTTGGGAGAAAAAATGTGTCCATTGTTGCTGAAGAAGATGTTAAAAAACTCTCCAAGGCTGATGCATCTGGACTTTTAGCAGCTGTAGTGAACACTGTGAATGAATGTCTAGCTGAAGCTCCTCGTTTTGGATTTCAAGGTCCAGATATGGCTCTTGGGACCTCAGACGTGCTTGAAGCTATCAGTCATTGCAACTCATCTGGTGGTCCTACTGGAAGATTTTGGACACTTGACCCTGTTGATGGAACCCTGGGGTTTGTGCGTGGGGATCAATATGCTATAGCTCTAGCCCTGATAAAGGATGGAGAAGTTGTGCTTGGAGTTCTTGGGTGTCCGAATTACCCAACGAGAAAGGAATGGCTAAGTTATCATCACCGATTTCATAGAATTAAAACTAAGTTGACTCCACCAACATCTGATTCTTGGCACCAAGGTTTAGTGACTTATGCTCTGAAGCACAGTGGCAGGGCTTGGATGCAACCACTGCTTCATGCTAATAAGAAGTTTGTGTGGCCAAACTCTGCAAGGCCAGTTTGCGTTTGTTCCATTGATGATCCAGCATTAGCAACATTTTGTGAACCAGTGGAGAAAGCAAATTCAAGCCACTCCTTCACAGCAGGACTAGCTCACACCATGGGGTTA GGAAGCAACCACTTCGAGTATACAGTATGGTCAAGTATGCTGCTATAG